A stretch of the Bombyx mori chromosome 12, ASM3026992v2 genome encodes the following:
- the LOC134198668 gene encoding uncharacterized protein DDB_G0284459 encodes MLMVQTNAQPMKNNKLKGPPPVPPRPNQSVVAEALAKTRKAVAESKANFTKSRSYSKQEHSNSGARSKTLERANTVQPTVSPKQNGLARVKSFIRDVISDRSSSSDERKSSGQNSRRSSSDSSSTPAAITVRKSNESLNSKAVKTCRQILVRSLSTSNKLDQQDAKCKVTKSSSFAEKSLPLRKAPPPPLSPKPKLKPMKPLPVQKRPKVNTPTKESPEISLYASPIDAKPPRSPLSEAPYASVEEVQEFDDRLRNSPSRQIDNIADHKDLRIVNNETENKNNNSLERKTSQVTEMLISEILASRNNNKDEANTVIDKGKDSENITKENESHQMQLMKDMNNHEMLIYELQTMRSQSDVPQSFETKDIERNGHCDSEDSEQNYAMSSVNSENVDDDYEHAYAYIVDDDLKSRLRKQFRAISTMSLQGLPPLPKSLSGFAEDDPDTPDPPDTSNEKPPTDLDSQLVYLKKEMASLRQLDLSLLSELWSLSEAMASWRRQLERAPRLRPAPPPPPPIHYLRT; translated from the exons ATGCTCATGGTCCAGACAAACGCTCAGCCGATGAAGAACAACAAACTGAAAGGCCCACCTCCTGTGCCTCCGCGACCAAATCAAAGTGTTGTGGCGGAGGCGCTGGCGAAAACGAGGAAGGCCGTTGCGGAATCGAAGGCCAACTTTACCAAGTCTCGTAGTTATTCTAAACAAGAGCACTCGAATAGCGGTGCGCGTTCTAAAACTTTGGAAAGAGCTAACACAGTGCAGCCGACAGTCTCGCCCAAACAAAATGGTTTGGCCCGTGTTAAGTCATTTATTAGAGACGTTATCAGCGACCGTAGTTCTTCGTCTGATGAGCGTAAATCCAGTGGTCAGAACTCGAGAAGAAGTTCGAGTGACAGTAGTTCAACACCTGCGGCTATCACAGTGAGAAAATCGAATGAATCACTCAACTCTAAAGCAGTTAAAACCTGTCGACAGATATTAGTGAGATCACTGTCGACGTCAAACAAATTAGATCAGCAAGATGCAAAATGCAAGGTTACAAAGTCATCTAGTTTTGCAGAAAAATCTTTGCCATTGCGTAAAGCTCCTCCACCGCCTCTCTCACCTAAACCTAAGTTAAAACCAATGAAACCATTACCGGTACAAAAACGTCCAAAGGTAAATACGCCAACGAAAGAATCACCTGAGATTAGTCTTTACGCTTCGCCAATAGACGCGAAACCACCTCGTAGTCCCCTGTCTGAGGCGCCTTATGCTTCAGTCGAGGAAGTTCAAGAATTCGATGACCGGCTTCGCAACAGTCCGTCGAGACAAATCGACAATATCGCGGATCACAAAGACCTCAGGATTGTTAATAacgaaacagaaaataaaaataataattcgttAGAAAGAAAAACATCTCAAGTAACAGAAATGTTAATCTCGGAAATATTAGCGAGCAGAAACAACAACAAAGACGAAGCTAATACGGTTATAGATAAAGGGAAAGATTCTGAGAATATCACCAAAGAGAACGAGTCACATCAGATGCAATTGATGAAGGACATGAACAATCACGAGATGTTGATTTATGAACTACAAACGATGCGGTCACAGTCTGACGTACCACAAAGTTTTGAAACGAAGGACATAGAAAGAAATGGACATTGCGATTCTGAAGATTCTGAACAAAACTACGCGATGTCCTCTGTGAACAGTGAAAATGTGGATGATGATTATGAACACGCTTACGCTTATATTGTTGATGATGATTTAAAATCTAG GTTACGTAAACAGTTCCGGGCGATCAGCACAATGTCGTTGCAAGGCCTGCCCCCTCTACCGAAGAGTCTCAGTGGCTTCGCGGAAGACGATCCGGATACTCCGGACCCTCCAGACACATCTAACGAAAAACCACCCACCGATCTTGATTCACAGCTCGTTTATCTCAAGAAAGAAATG